From a single Apium graveolens cultivar Ventura chromosome 2, ASM990537v1, whole genome shotgun sequence genomic region:
- the LOC141703327 gene encoding uncharacterized protein LOC141703327 has protein sequence MGRGKATGPDQIPIEVFLCLGEEGEQWLMRLFDNILRTSDIPQEWRLSMVVPIYKNKGDAHDCSNYRGIKLLSHTMKLWETVIETRLRSKVEVGWGYTLFSDDLVIIKETRVAVNVTLERWRYILDSNGLQVSLSKTKYLWCNFSNQPNDEGVDILMGDQVLPPKDNFRYLGSVLHKERGIYADVTHRMKSGWLKWRAATGLLCDRRVPFRVKGKFYRVAIRPALLYWSECWALKKAQECRLELAKMRILMWICGRTMLDRLSNGFFRNKLRVAPIPEKVREGRLR, from the exons ATGGGGAGAGGTAAAGCTACGGGGCCGGATCAAATACCTATAGAGGTATTTTTGTGTTTGGGTGAAGAGGGAGAGCAATGGCTAATGAGGTTATTCGACAATATACTTCGGACTAGTGATATACCGCAGGAATGGAGGCTTAGCATGGTAGTGCCGATCTATAAAAACAAGGGAGATGCACATGACTGTAGCAATTATCGTGGTATTAAACTTTTAAGTCATACTATGAAATTATGGGAAACAGTGATTGAAACTAGGTTAAGAAGTAAGGTGGAAGTAGGTTGGGGATACACATTATTTTCCG ATGATCTAGTCATAATTAAGGAGACAAGGGTTGCAGTTAATGTAACATTAGAGCGATGGAGGTATATATTGGATTCTAATGGATTGCAGGTTAGTTTATCTAAGACGAAATATTTGTGGTGTAACTTTAGTAATCAACCGAATGATGAGGGGGTGGATATTCTGATGGGCGATCAAGTACTGCCCCCCAAAGATAATTTCAGGTATTTGGGTTCCGTTTTGCATAAGGAAAGGGGGATATATGCAGATGTTACACATCGTATGAAATCTGGATGGCTAAAATGGAGGGCTGCTACAGGATTATTGTGTGATAGGAGGGTTCCTTTCAGAGTAAAAGGAAAATTTTATAGGGTAGCGATCAGACCGGCCTTGTTATATTGGTCGGAGTGCTGGGCATTGAAAAAGGCTCAAGAGTGTAGGTTAGAGTTGGCAAAAATGAGAATATTAATGTGGATTTGTGGACGTACCATGTTGGATAGATTGTCAAATGGTTTTTTCAGGAATAAATTACGAGTTGCGCCTATTCCAGAAAAAGTGAGGGAAGGTCGACTACGTTAG